Within the Helicoverpa armigera isolate CAAS_96S chromosome 8, ASM3070526v1, whole genome shotgun sequence genome, the region ccgaccccaacataggtgggAAAACGCTCTTGAGAGGATGATGATTCAAGTCTTGTTAATGAGTAGCAGACATATGTGGACAAGGATCTCTAAAACTGTGGAATGGTTATCGTAAGTAGTgcattattttgtgtaggtacataaaatatgtatatctaatCTATGATGAGCTAAATcataattgatattaattacCTATCTATATCCAAATATATATATATCCAAATGccaacaaatattatatataatgTACCTTTAACACGAATAAACTTGAATTTAggcacatcatcatcctccgagccttttcccaactatgttggggtcggcttccagtctaaccggataaagctgaataccagtgctttacaaggagcgactgccctatctgacatcctcaactcagttacccgggcaacccaatacccaacccccttggttagactgatgttagacttactggcttctgactacccgactgccaaggatgttcaatgacagccgggacctacagttcaacgtgccatccgaaacacagtcattggtgtctaagatatacttagaaagtagatacatacaaaattagaaaaattgcattggcagttgcctgacctggaatcgaacccgcgccctcatactcgagaggttggttctttgcccactaggccaccacgacttcccaACGAATTTTGGACATCCCTAAAATCTTTAGATatgaaattatgtattttatatcaaaagagACTGAAAGTGACACCTGGGTTTGCCTAACCTTTAACTTTAAAAGAGGCttcttaaattataattaaattacacttTAAAGTATTTTGAGGCATTTAAAATGAGTTTCACTTTATCCAATAAGTATGCTTTTAGGTCTCCTAAGTACGTAATTAGGTAATCAAGCAAAAGTCAAGTGCTAAGGTCATTAGGGTATAAAATGTCAAAGGTTTCGATCCTTTAAGTAGTTAAACCTATAgcttatgattaatttatttaacaaccaTAAAGTCtactgtaaatattaattatcaaatTAGCTGCtgtttaggtatttatataGATAATAGTTATAAATGGGTCTATCACTTGAAtttctttacattttctttcatttgACATCTCATATCTTAACAAAAGTTAGGCTTGCTAGTAGTGCTAGTTTATTTAATATCGGCATGATAAAATTCTCTCATTCatctctttttttttcatacttctctgtctgacgtcatctcacaagtaacattctttccatCTGCTACCTAAATATCGTCTTTTGCAGAATCCATCTTACAAGTGATGTCAAAAAGTGTAGTAAGCAAAAAAGAGAACTATAGAATATTTTGAACGGTCGTCAGTCGTTCATTCTGAAGACTTTTGTCACGAATAATCAAAATTTTCTCAAACTGGGTGTGCATTTACTAATcctctacatttttttttcttaatatttttatctgacaACACGAAGCCATCGCTTCCAGTCGATTAGAAACCTGCGTGCATTCAGGTCAGAGAACACTCAGGTACAGTCGAGCACAAAACCAGATCGTGCTCGAATTGTTATTAAATGGCAAGCTTTCATTGTTTGTTCGTTAGTTTGCAGAAGTTTACAAAACAGAATCGGTTACATTTCTTTGATTTCTATTGTATAGTGATTTGTAATTAAACAGCTATTATTAACAGTCAGGGTAGAAAGTAGTTGTTGTACATGAATAAAATACcatctaaataaaaactttaactaagaatagtacctacatacttattatACTTATTACCATTTCTTTCAAATGCCATATATTTTCGAAAAAACTCAACTCTACTGTGACATTCAAATTATAAAAGACTGGCTTGAAATTCGATCCAGTGTATTTGTAATcatttactaatataatattagtagatattGTTTTTTCTGTTCTCATTAATAAAGCAGACAATCTTCtagaatacaaaataatacaatttaataactCAAATAAAAACTCAATCAACACCAACAAAGTATATTTGTAGAACTAAAGCAAGCTATCATTTCCAGTCGATTTAAAATCTACGTGGATCCAGGTCACTGTGTTCAGGTACAGTCGAGTACAAAGCTAGAGCGGCGTTAACATGATTACCATTAACGTTTTGTCGTAAATTGTACTACCTCTTTTCATTTTTAAGGCAAAATGAATAGAGGTAGATGAACCAgtggagatgatgatgattagaagaagatttttttaaagactaaAACTAAAACGTCGTTAAGGGTAGTGAGAAGGCAAAAAGACAGACATAAAGTCCTACCAAGGAGGTTGCCTGGATAACTGCGTTatagagatcagataggcagccgctccaagtaaaacactggttgTCAACTGCCTGCAGTTAGACTGGCATCCGACCCCAAATATATTGGGAAAactaacgaaaaaaaaaacaaaaccaaaaacaCTCGATCAacggaaatataatttatttatcataaaaacaaaGCCCGATTTCGTGAAGTCGTTCTAAAGTCATAGTTATTCTGTGAAAAATTAGTTAGTCTTGTTAAGCTCTAAGGTTTCTACCCCCGCAGATCCTAGCATGGCACCATTGTCACTCACAAAATTAGAACCAGTAATCGCTCTAGCCTTCTCACTCGCCAAAAATAGCACTAGATCACCAATTTCTTCTGGAATCGAGACTCTTTTGAGAGGCATCGTTTGCCCCACTCCTTTGAAAAAAGCTGCTTGCTGTTCCCTTGTTGCTCCCATGTTTTCGAATACATCAGTCAGAACAGGTCCTGGATTGATGGTATTTACGCGAACGCCGCTTGATGCTAACTCAAGTGCCACAGCTCTAGTAAAGTGATCCAGACCCGCCTTCGATGCACAGTATGCAAACATGTCCTTCGAAACTGTTCGGTAGGCAGCAACGCTTGATATGTTCACGATATTCCCTTTTGTCTTCACAAGATGAGGAGCAGCAAGATGAGTTAAGTAAACCGCTGAGCGGAGGTTTGTAGTCATTACCTTGTCAAATACTGCCATTGCGTGTTCAGATTGAATACTGGCCGGATCTGCGATGCCAGCATTGTTTACTAGAATATCGATTTTGCCAAATGCTCTCAAAGTCTCGTCCACAATTCTTTTAGCGTCTTCATCTTTAGAAACGTCAGCAACGAGCACTAATGGTTTACCACATTTCTTAGCGACATTGTTCAGTTTTTCCTGTTTTCTTCCCACTATAGCGACCTTAGCGCCTTCTTCTGCGAATTGGACAGCAATGGCTGCTCCAATACCAGAGCTGCTGCCGGTCACAATAACCACTTTGTCTTGGAAACTCATGTTAATAATTCACCAGTTACTAATCCAGTACTGTTATATTGCCATTCTTATACGGGATTAAATAGCATTGATTGTTATCTTAAATGACAATCACTTAGCCCAAAAGTCAGAGTCATGAAAGTTAGGCAAGTTATATCTCTATGATTTCATTGTTTTAAGATAGCATTAAATATGCCAGCTACTACAGAATCGTTTTTGTGCTGAGGATTCCGTAACTTCACACATTATGTTACCATGTCGTTTTATCTTTTCATTTCTATGTATTAAAGTTAGACAATACTTGtttgatattgttttatatcACATGATTCAATTCTAGTTGAAAagaaagtcgtggtggtctagtgggtaaagaactaacctctcaagtatgagcgtgtgaGTTCCATTCCaagtcaagcaagtaccaatgcaacattTCCAAGTTTGTATTTCctttctaagtacatcttgGACACCAGTGACTGTGATTCTTAAAACATACTTGACAGTAGCTACTTGTAGTCAGAAGCCCGAAAATCTGATAACCTGTCTTAAATTGctcgggaaactgggttgaggaggtcagataggcagtcgttccttgtaaaacactgccacttagctgcatccggttaaactggaagccgatcccaacatagttgggaaagggttCTTGAAAAAGGGGCAATTCAAGTCTTGTTGACGAGTGGCGGCGCAATGTGGACAAGGATCTCTAAAACCGTGAAATGGTTATCGTAAGTAGCGCATTATTGTGTGTAACCAAAAATCTAATCTATGATGAtctaattcataatttatttgtacttaaACTCAATTGAATAGTCACAATTAAagcatcaatatttatattatcataTATCATCTTTAGTTGCTGTTTGATAGTAAGTATCTATTTAAGTGCCTCGTTGGTCTTGATGTCGCATATTGTGACTGCTGTGCGCGGGTCAATCGGaccgaaatagctttgtggggTTTAGAAACTATCACaaggcagcccggagcctggaagttggtgattgatacacccgtgcatcggagagcatgttAATGATTGTCCTGCTCCTAATccctctccggtcgtgtcggattgtcgtcccatcaaCTATGAGAGTGTAGGAATAGAGAGtacacttgtgtctgcgcaattGCTTATGCACTATTTTATGTCTGCTgtgtatgtaaattaattaaattattgtgtatgtaaaattattaagtaattttacaTACACACAAATTTTTGCTAGATCATGATAGCAAGTTGCAAGGTTCACCTTCAATCAAAAGATTTTGACACTGACCATatctttaaagtaaaatatgtacctctaaataataattatttaaatataactgCTTTCGCCTGTATAGCATGAATGATAGTACGAGGGCCAGagagaagtttttttttgtata harbors:
- the LOC110372224 gene encoding 17-beta-hydroxysteroid dehydrogenase 14, translated to MSFQDKVVIVTGSSSGIGAAIAVQFAEEGAKVAIVGRKQEKLNNVAKKCGKPLVLVADVSKDEDAKRIVDETLRAFGKIDILVNNAGIADPASIQSEHAMAVFDKVMTTNLRSAVYLTHLAAPHLVKTKGNIVNISSVAAYRTVSKDMFAYCASKAGLDHFTRAVALELASSGVRVNTINPGPVLTDVFENMGATREQQAAFFKGVGQTMPLKRVSIPEEIGDLVLFLASEKARAITGSNFVSDNGAMLGSAGVETLELNKTN